The Enterobacter asburiae genome window below encodes:
- a CDS encoding YihD family protein → MKCKRLNEVIELLQPAWQKEPELNLMQFLQKLAKESGFDGDLADLSDDILIYHLKMRDSAKDAVIPGIQKDYEEDFKTALLSARGVIKE, encoded by the coding sequence ATGAAATGTAAACGTCTGAATGAAGTTATTGAACTCCTCCAGCCCGCCTGGCAAAAAGAGCCAGAGCTAAATCTGATGCAATTTTTACAGAAACTAGCGAAAGAGTCAGGTTTTGACGGCGATCTGGCAGACCTTTCTGACGACATCCTGATCTACCACCTTAAAATGCGTGATTCTGCCAAAGATGCTGTTATTCCTGGTATTCAGAAGGATTATGAGGAAGATTTTAAGACCGCATTACTGAGCGCCCGAGGCGTAATTAAAGAGTAA
- the mobB gene encoding molybdopterin-guanine dinucleotide biosynthesis protein MobB codes for MIPVVAISAWSGTGKTTLLKKLITALCARGIRPGLIKHTHHNMDVDTPGKDSFELRKAGAAQTMVASTQRWALMTETPDVAPLDLAYLVSRMDHSTLDLVLVEGFKHEAVPKILLFRSDAGHDISELTLDEHVIAVASDVVLPLEVTVLDLNDVEGITEFIVEWSAI; via the coding sequence ATGATACCTGTTGTAGCCATTTCCGCCTGGAGTGGGACCGGGAAAACCACGCTGCTGAAAAAGCTCATTACTGCGCTTTGTGCAAGAGGTATCCGTCCAGGATTGATTAAGCATACCCACCATAATATGGATGTCGATACACCGGGAAAAGACAGCTTTGAGCTGCGTAAAGCGGGAGCAGCACAAACGATGGTGGCAAGTACTCAACGCTGGGCGTTAATGACAGAAACGCCGGATGTGGCGCCGCTGGATCTCGCGTATCTGGTCAGCCGGATGGATCATTCCACGCTCGATCTGGTGCTGGTTGAGGGATTTAAGCATGAGGCCGTGCCTAAGATCCTGCTGTTCAGAAGCGATGCCGGGCATGATATCAGCGAGTTAACGCTGGATGAGCATGTGATTGCGGTGGCCAGTGATGTTGTATTGCCGCTTGAGGTTACGGTGCTGGACTTAAATGATGTGGAAGGGATTACGGAGTTTATAGTGGAGTGGAGTGCGATCTGA
- the mobA gene encoding molybdenum cofactor guanylyltransferase MobA, producing the protein MNLSQEIIGVVLAGGRATRMGGKDKGLQRLNGKPLWQCVADTLAGQVSTMVISANRHIDTYQLSGYAVYQDILEDYPGPLAGMLSVMQQSRGEWFIFCPCDTPFIPSCLVERLLLLRGTAPVVWVHDGERDHPAIALMHRSLAPALQSYLAAGERRVMAFMRESGGHPVDFSDLKSAFVNVNTPDDLQMMQEKR; encoded by the coding sequence GTGAATCTTAGCCAGGAAATCATTGGGGTCGTTCTGGCAGGTGGCAGAGCAACACGAATGGGGGGAAAAGATAAGGGGCTTCAACGCCTGAACGGCAAACCCTTATGGCAATGTGTCGCTGATACGCTCGCAGGCCAGGTGTCGACAATGGTCATCAGTGCTAACCGGCATATCGACACTTACCAGCTCAGCGGGTACGCCGTTTACCAGGATATCCTTGAGGATTACCCGGGACCGCTGGCCGGGATGCTTTCGGTCATGCAACAGTCTCGCGGAGAGTGGTTCATCTTCTGTCCATGCGATACTCCGTTTATTCCGTCCTGTCTTGTCGAGCGTTTGTTGCTGCTTCGCGGTACGGCTCCTGTGGTTTGGGTACATGACGGCGAGCGTGATCATCCTGCTATCGCATTGATGCACCGATCCCTGGCGCCAGCCTTGCAGTCCTATCTGGCTGCGGGAGAGCGCAGGGTGATGGCTTTTATGCGCGAGTCTGGCGGTCATCCCGTTGATTTTAGCGATTTAAAATCAGCATTTGTGAATGTGAATACGCCTGACGATTTGCAGATGATGCAGGAGAAAAGATGA
- a CDS encoding serine/threonine protein kinase — protein MNDQAFTFQTLHPDTIMDALFEQGIRVDSGLTPLNSYENRVYQFQDEDRQRFVVKFYRPERWSAEQIQEEHQFAHDLLDDDVPVAAPLKFNNQTLLTHEGFYYAVFPSLGGRQFEADNIDQMEWVARYLGRIHQTGRKKAFIARPTIGIQEYLLEPRGIFETSAMIPTALKDDFLNATDKLIAAVKTCWRDDITVLRLHGDCHAGNILWRDGPLFVDLDDARMGPAVQDLWMLLNGDKAEQRMQLETIIEAYEEFSPFNSDEIALIEPLRAMRFVYYLAWLIRRWDDPAFPRNFPWLTGEDYWRSQISTFTEQVKVLQEPPLQLTPMY, from the coding sequence ATGAACGACCAGGCTTTTACTTTCCAGACATTACACCCGGACACCATTATGGATGCCCTGTTTGAACAGGGTATTCGGGTGGATTCCGGGCTAACACCGTTAAACAGCTACGAAAACCGCGTCTATCAATTTCAGGACGAGGATCGTCAGCGCTTCGTCGTAAAGTTCTATCGCCCTGAACGCTGGTCCGCAGAACAAATTCAGGAAGAGCATCAGTTTGCTCACGATCTGCTGGATGACGATGTTCCCGTTGCCGCACCGCTAAAATTTAATAACCAAACGCTCCTCACGCACGAAGGGTTTTACTACGCTGTATTCCCGAGCCTGGGGGGGCGCCAGTTTGAAGCGGATAATATCGATCAGATGGAGTGGGTTGCCCGCTATCTTGGGCGCATACACCAGACGGGACGCAAAAAAGCCTTTATTGCCCGCCCGACTATCGGAATTCAGGAATACCTTCTTGAACCGCGGGGAATATTCGAAACGTCTGCCATGATCCCCACTGCGTTAAAGGATGATTTCCTCAACGCCACCGATAAGCTCATTGCTGCCGTTAAAACCTGCTGGCGCGACGATATTACCGTTCTGCGCCTGCACGGCGATTGTCATGCCGGAAATATCCTCTGGCGTGATGGCCCGCTGTTTGTCGATCTCGATGATGCGCGTATGGGGCCAGCGGTTCAGGACCTGTGGATGCTGCTCAATGGCGACAAAGCCGAGCAACGCATGCAGCTTGAAACCATTATTGAAGCTTATGAAGAATTTAGCCCGTTTAATTCAGACGAAATTGCCCTGATTGAGCCTTTACGTGCGATGCGTTTTGTTTATTATCTCGCATGGTTAATCAGGCGTTGGGACGATCCCGCATTTCCCCGGAATTTCCCGTGGCTTACCGGAGAGGATTACTGGCGTAGCCAGATATCTACATTTACTGAGCAGGTCAAGGTTCTTCAGGAACCCCCTCTGCAATTAACGCCGATGTATTAA
- a CDS encoding acyltransferase — MSRLLAAITLLLSIILTILVTIACSVPIIIAGIIKLLLPVPVVWRAVSAFCNFMMYCWCEGLAILLCLNPHLKWDIKGLESLNKKNWYLLICNHHSWADIVVLCVLFRKHIPMNKYFLKQQLAWVPFIGLACWALDMPFMKRYSRSYLIRHPERRGKDVETTRRSCEKFRAHPTTIVNFVEGSRFTEEKHQQTRSPYQHLLPPKAAGIAMALNVLGAQFDKLLNVTLCYPENDMTPFFDMLSGKLTRIVVRVDLVPIDAGLHGDYVNDKNFKRRFQQWLNTLWKEKDEQIDKIKSSYKNAGQ; from the coding sequence ATGTCGAGATTGCTCGCTGCAATAACATTACTGTTAAGCATCATTTTAACTATCCTGGTGACTATCGCCTGCTCTGTGCCGATCATTATCGCCGGGATTATTAAACTGCTGCTGCCTGTCCCTGTGGTGTGGCGAGCCGTGTCCGCATTTTGTAATTTCATGATGTACTGCTGGTGCGAAGGACTGGCGATCCTGCTGTGCCTGAACCCGCATCTGAAGTGGGATATCAAAGGGCTGGAGAGTCTTAACAAGAAAAACTGGTATCTGCTGATCTGCAATCACCACAGCTGGGCGGACATCGTGGTGTTATGCGTACTTTTTCGCAAACACATCCCGATGAACAAATACTTTCTGAAACAGCAGCTCGCCTGGGTGCCTTTTATCGGGCTGGCCTGCTGGGCGCTTGATATGCCGTTTATGAAACGCTATTCGCGCAGCTATTTAATTCGTCATCCCGAGCGTCGCGGCAAAGATGTGGAGACCACACGCCGTTCCTGCGAAAAGTTTCGCGCGCATCCAACGACCATCGTGAACTTTGTTGAAGGCTCCCGTTTTACGGAAGAGAAGCATCAACAAACCCGCTCTCCTTACCAGCATCTGCTGCCGCCGAAGGCGGCGGGTATTGCGATGGCGCTTAACGTGCTGGGAGCACAGTTCGATAAACTCCTGAACGTCACGCTCTGCTATCCGGAAAACGATATGACGCCGTTTTTTGATATGCTCAGCGGCAAACTTACGCGCATTGTTGTGCGTGTCGATCTGGTCCCGATAGATGCCGGGCTGCACGGTGATTACGTTAACGATAAGAATTTCAAGCGTCGTTTCCAGCAGTGGCTTAATACGCTCTGGAAAGAGAAAGACGAACAGATAGACAAGATTAAATCTTCATACAAAAACGCCGGTCAGTGA
- the dsbA gene encoding thiol:disulfide interchange protein DsbA: protein MKKIWLALAGMILAFSASAAQFTDGKQYTTLDKPVAGEPQVLEFFSFYCPHCYQFEQVLHVSDSVKKKLPEGTKMTKYHVEFLGPLGKDLTQAWAVAMALGVEDKITAPMFEAVQKTQTVQTTADIRKVFVDAGVKGEEYDAAWNSFVVKSLVAQQEKAAADLQLQGVPAMFVNGKYQLNMQGMDTSSMDIFVQQYADTVKYLVEKK, encoded by the coding sequence ATGAAAAAAATTTGGCTGGCGCTGGCAGGTATGATTCTGGCATTTAGCGCTTCTGCTGCGCAGTTTACCGACGGCAAACAGTACACCACGCTGGACAAACCGGTCGCTGGCGAGCCACAGGTTCTGGAGTTCTTCTCGTTCTACTGCCCGCACTGCTATCAGTTCGAGCAGGTTCTGCATGTTTCGGATAGCGTGAAGAAAAAGCTGCCGGAAGGCACCAAAATGACCAAGTATCACGTCGAGTTCCTGGGCCCATTGGGTAAAGACCTGACTCAGGCGTGGGCGGTTGCGATGGCACTGGGCGTGGAAGATAAAATCACTGCGCCAATGTTTGAAGCCGTACAGAAAACCCAGACAGTTCAGACTACCGCGGATATCCGTAAAGTGTTCGTTGATGCCGGCGTGAAAGGTGAAGAGTATGATGCCGCGTGGAACAGCTTTGTGGTGAAATCTCTGGTTGCTCAGCAGGAAAAAGCGGCTGCTGACCTCCAGCTTCAGGGCGTTCCGGCGATGTTTGTTAACGGCAAATACCAGCTGAACATGCAGGGCATGGACACCAGCAGCATGGATATCTTCGTACAGCAGTATGCTGATACCGTGAAATATCTGGTTGAGAAGAAGTAA